A genomic window from Aestuariirhabdus litorea includes:
- a CDS encoding GlxA family transcriptional regulator: MPQVTVIAVPQMLGTSVSLPMEMLHAADSYRHLSHTPHSPLQIQVAAMGPESILMAGGLRILPDTTIDQVQTSDLVLVPALWRNPVPVLRHCSPLVKWLARQHRGGAVLCAAGTGVCLLAESGLLDGRPATTHWYYFDRFSERYPRVHLQRDHFITEAEGLYCAGSVNSVADLMVHIIEQFYDRDIASRVEQQFSREIRKSYDQIYYSLSDARNHPDEAIIRVQQWLQDNHAREINSEQMAAQADMSLRTFNRRFRAATGLSPRQYLLRLRIEAAKELLRHSDLDINAIAAACGFNDDAYFARSFKRQERVTPSDFRRSVRSKLFSL; encoded by the coding sequence ATGCCACAGGTGACCGTCATTGCCGTACCCCAGATGCTGGGCACCAGCGTTTCCCTGCCGATGGAGATGCTGCACGCCGCCGACAGCTATCGCCACCTCAGCCACACACCCCACTCCCCCCTGCAGATCCAGGTGGCCGCGATGGGACCAGAGAGCATCCTGATGGCCGGGGGCCTGCGTATCCTGCCCGACACAACCATCGACCAGGTGCAAACCAGTGACCTGGTGCTGGTGCCCGCCCTGTGGCGCAACCCGGTCCCAGTACTCCGTCACTGCTCCCCGCTGGTGAAGTGGCTGGCGCGCCAACATCGTGGGGGAGCGGTGCTCTGCGCCGCCGGTACCGGGGTCTGCCTGCTGGCGGAAAGCGGCCTGCTCGACGGTCGCCCTGCCACCACCCACTGGTACTACTTTGACCGTTTCAGCGAACGCTACCCCAGGGTCCACCTGCAGCGAGACCATTTCATCACCGAGGCCGAGGGGCTCTATTGCGCCGGCAGCGTCAACTCTGTGGCGGACCTGATGGTGCACATCATCGAGCAGTTCTACGATCGCGACATCGCCTCCCGGGTTGAACAGCAGTTTTCCCGTGAGATCCGCAAGTCCTACGACCAGATCTACTACTCCCTCAGCGATGCCCGCAATCATCCCGACGAAGCCATCATTCGAGTGCAGCAGTGGCTTCAGGATAACCATGCCCGTGAAATCAACAGCGAGCAGATGGCCGCCCAGGCTGACATGAGCCTGCGCACCTTCAACCGCCGCTTTCGTGCGGCCACCGGGCTCAGCCCCCGCCAGTACCTACTGCGCCTGCGGATCGAGGCCGCCAAAGAGCTGTTGCGCCACTCAGACCTGGATATCAACGCGATCGCTGCGGCCTGCGGCTTCAACGACGATGCCTACTTTGCCCGCAGCTTTAAGCGCCAGGAGCGGGTCACCCCCAGTGATTTCCGGCGCAGCGTCCGCAGTAAGCTGTTCTCGCTCTGA
- a CDS encoding beta-ketoacyl synthase, translated as MVKLPVIIGMGGIGPAGRTSCHHAYRRMVIEKLSASDAESTLQSLAQLMGQRETPSDAQQLLAGTLVRKLENNLFDPEAIPLHKAFGADKGSSLLVNKKRVGTPVPDHWDVSEHDKLRVRIDLNDSQPLLVPITRRSTINSAGQLPSGFDPSVLYQSRNHPRGLQMSVYGASDAISSLGFDWERVKQSVAPDQIAVYAGSGMAQLDYNGVGGMLQARLLGKRVTSKQCPLGLAEMPADFINAYVLGSVGATGTNMGACATFLYNLSQAMEDIRSGRRRIVLVGNAEAPLVPEVFEGYGNMGALATDDELRELDGLSASDAVNHRRACRPFSGNCGFTLAESAQFFVLCDDELALELGANIYGSVADVFVNADGFKKSISGPGLGNYITVAKAMAVARAILGEKGLQRCMVQAHGTGTPQNRITESHILNEAAKAFGIQQLPVTAIKSYVGHSLSAAAGDQLAATLGSWQYGLIPGITTIDHLAEDVYQDQLRFLMQHEEINAEELDVAFLNSKGFGGNNATGAILAPHVTRDILLKRHGKAALEKHRALNESTLERQAQYDAACSRGEVSPIYQFGEGVLGGEDIDFAGDELRIPGYSKPVNLKLNNPYE; from the coding sequence TTGGTTAAACTGCCCGTTATCATTGGAATGGGAGGCATTGGTCCGGCCGGCCGGACCTCCTGCCACCATGCCTATCGTCGCATGGTGATTGAGAAGCTGTCGGCTTCTGACGCCGAGTCGACCCTTCAATCACTGGCCCAACTGATGGGGCAGCGCGAAACCCCCTCCGATGCCCAGCAGCTTCTGGCCGGGACCCTGGTTCGCAAGCTGGAAAACAACCTGTTCGATCCCGAGGCGATCCCCCTGCACAAGGCCTTCGGTGCCGATAAAGGCTCTTCGCTGCTGGTCAACAAGAAGCGGGTCGGCACCCCGGTCCCCGACCATTGGGACGTGAGTGAACACGACAAGTTGCGGGTGCGCATCGACCTCAATGACAGCCAGCCGCTGCTGGTTCCCATTACCCGTCGTTCCACCATCAACTCGGCGGGTCAGCTCCCCAGCGGTTTCGACCCCTCGGTGCTGTACCAGTCCCGCAACCACCCCCGTGGGTTGCAGATGAGCGTCTATGGTGCTTCCGATGCGATCTCCTCGCTGGGGTTTGACTGGGAGCGGGTCAAGCAAAGTGTTGCCCCCGACCAGATTGCGGTCTACGCCGGTAGCGGCATGGCCCAGCTCGATTACAACGGCGTGGGGGGGATGTTGCAGGCGCGCCTGTTGGGTAAGCGGGTCACCTCCAAGCAGTGCCCGCTGGGGTTGGCGGAGATGCCTGCCGATTTTATCAACGCCTATGTGCTGGGTAGTGTCGGTGCCACCGGCACCAATATGGGCGCCTGCGCCACCTTTCTCTACAACCTCAGCCAGGCCATGGAGGATATTCGCAGCGGACGTCGTCGTATTGTGCTGGTGGGTAATGCGGAAGCGCCGCTGGTGCCTGAGGTGTTCGAAGGCTACGGCAACATGGGGGCGCTTGCGACCGACGACGAGTTGCGGGAGCTCGATGGCTTGTCCGCCTCCGATGCGGTGAACCATCGTCGTGCCTGCCGTCCCTTCTCGGGTAACTGTGGTTTCACACTGGCGGAGTCAGCGCAGTTTTTCGTGCTCTGCGACGATGAGCTGGCGCTGGAGCTGGGTGCCAATATCTATGGCTCGGTCGCGGATGTATTCGTCAATGCCGACGGCTTCAAAAAGTCGATCTCGGGTCCCGGTCTCGGCAACTACATCACCGTAGCCAAGGCGATGGCTGTGGCGCGGGCGATTCTCGGCGAGAAGGGGTTGCAGCGCTGCATGGTACAGGCCCATGGCACGGGCACACCGCAAAACCGGATCACCGAATCCCACATCCTCAACGAGGCCGCCAAGGCGTTTGGTATCCAGCAATTACCGGTGACGGCGATTAAGTCTTATGTGGGGCACTCGCTGTCGGCCGCGGCGGGGGATCAGCTGGCCGCTACTCTGGGCAGCTGGCAGTACGGGCTGATTCCCGGCATCACCACCATCGACCACCTGGCTGAGGATGTTTACCAGGATCAGTTGCGCTTTTTGATGCAGCACGAAGAGATCAACGCTGAAGAGCTGGATGTTGCTTTCCTCAACTCCAAGGGGTTTGGTGGCAATAACGCCACCGGGGCCATCCTGGCTCCCCACGTGACCCGCGACATTTTGCTCAAACGCCATGGCAAGGCGGCCCTGGAGAAGCACCGGGCGCTTAATGAGTCGACCCTTGAACGCCAGGCGCAATACGATGCCGCTTGCTCGCGGGGCGAGGTGAGCCCGATCTACCAGTTTGGCGAAGGGGTACTGGGTGGTGAGGATATCGACTTTGCCGGCGACGAGCTACGGATCCCGGGGTACAGCAAGCCGGTCAACCTGAAGCTGAATAACCCTTACGAATAG
- a CDS encoding CBS domain-containing protein — MTRPAIRVADYMTRNHPPIACGTDLGLVVERLTKEHVPGLPVVDEQHRVVGWVSEQDCIRAVLNESYYCDQKARVNEVMRSDVLTVSPDDDIIFLATQMLEDKPKLYPVVHNGELMGLITRSDILRALNENGKGCWHTS; from the coding sequence ATGACTAGGCCTGCCATACGAGTCGCTGACTACATGACCCGAAACCATCCGCCGATCGCCTGCGGAACCGATCTTGGGTTGGTGGTTGAGCGATTAACCAAGGAGCACGTTCCCGGTTTGCCGGTGGTCGACGAGCAACACAGGGTGGTTGGATGGGTTTCCGAGCAAGACTGCATCCGAGCGGTCCTCAACGAATCCTACTACTGCGACCAAAAGGCGCGGGTTAATGAGGTCATGCGCTCCGATGTGCTGACCGTCTCCCCCGACGATGACATTATCTTTCTGGCTACCCAGATGTTGGAGGACAAACCCAAGCTGTACCCGGTGGTTCATAACGGTGAGCTGATGGGGCTGATCACCCGCTCCGATATCCTGCGCGCCCTCAACGAGAACGGTAAAGGCTGCTGGCACACCTCTTAA
- a CDS encoding dihydrolipoyl dehydrogenase, protein MREIITDVAVIGGGSAGLNAYRAAKKHTDRVLLIEGGPWGTTCARVGCMPSKLLIAAAEAAHHYQTSAAFGIDPVSPPTIDGKRVMERVRRERDRFVGFVIESVEEIPSEDRIRGYARFIDNTTLMVDDHTRIVASRVVIASGSTPAIPPGLEGLGDRLLVNDDLFEWEDLPESVAVLGPGVIGLELGQALHRLGVRVHMFGRDGALTALTDPKVKAYAINQFASEFPLQVDSEVESIDRDGERVSVRYRKEQKTVTEHFDYLLVATGRVPNLQSLDLHNTGLALDARGLPQVDPYSLQCENQPIFIAGDSNSQRPLLHEAIDEGNIAGDNAGRWPDVRAGERRAPIAVVFSDPQIAMVGQSYAQLQARYGSCNCFAIGEVSFEGQGRSRVMLKNRGLLRVYGEQGSGILLGAEMIGPQAEHLAHLLAWSIQQRLTVSEILKMPFYHPVIEEGVRTALRDLNHQLHIDPAMLAHCLDCGPGA, encoded by the coding sequence ATGCGAGAGATCATTACCGACGTTGCCGTCATCGGCGGCGGCTCTGCGGGGCTAAACGCCTACAGAGCAGCCAAAAAACATACCGACCGGGTGTTACTGATCGAAGGGGGCCCCTGGGGCACTACCTGTGCCCGGGTAGGCTGCATGCCCAGTAAATTGTTGATTGCTGCTGCTGAGGCAGCCCACCACTACCAGACCAGTGCCGCCTTTGGCATCGACCCGGTCTCGCCCCCGACCATTGATGGCAAACGGGTGATGGAGCGGGTGCGCCGCGAGCGCGACCGCTTTGTCGGTTTCGTCATCGAGTCCGTTGAGGAGATCCCCAGCGAAGACCGTATACGGGGCTACGCGCGCTTTATTGACAACACCACCCTGATGGTCGATGACCATACCCGTATTGTGGCCAGCCGAGTCGTCATAGCCAGCGGCTCGACCCCGGCCATCCCTCCAGGCCTTGAGGGACTGGGTGACCGCCTGCTGGTCAATGATGATCTTTTTGAATGGGAGGACCTGCCCGAGTCGGTGGCCGTGCTGGGCCCGGGCGTGATCGGTCTGGAGCTGGGCCAGGCGCTCCACCGCCTCGGGGTGCGCGTGCACATGTTTGGCCGCGACGGTGCCCTCACCGCCCTCACCGACCCCAAGGTCAAAGCCTACGCCATCAACCAGTTCGCCTCGGAGTTCCCCCTGCAGGTGGATTCAGAGGTGGAGTCGATTGATCGTGATGGGGAACGGGTCTCTGTGCGCTATCGTAAAGAGCAGAAGACGGTCACCGAACACTTTGACTATCTGCTGGTCGCCACCGGACGGGTACCCAACCTGCAGAGCCTCGACCTGCATAACACCGGCCTGGCCCTCGATGCCCGCGGCCTGCCCCAGGTTGACCCCTACAGCCTGCAGTGCGAAAACCAGCCCATCTTTATCGCCGGCGACAGCAACAGCCAGCGCCCCCTGCTCCACGAAGCAATCGACGAGGGCAATATTGCCGGCGATAACGCCGGTCGCTGGCCGGATGTACGCGCAGGCGAGCGCCGCGCCCCCATTGCGGTGGTCTTCAGTGACCCGCAGATCGCGATGGTGGGACAAAGCTATGCCCAACTGCAGGCACGCTACGGCAGCTGCAACTGCTTCGCCATTGGCGAAGTCAGCTTTGAGGGCCAGGGGCGAAGCCGGGTGATGCTAAAAAACCGCGGCCTGCTCAGGGTCTACGGTGAGCAAGGCAGCGGCATTCTGCTGGGCGCGGAGATGATTGGCCCCCAGGCCGAGCACCTTGCCCACCTGCTGGCCTGGAGCATCCAACAACGTTTGACGGTGAGCGAAATTCTCAAGATGCCCTTCTACCACCCTGTAATTGAGGAGGGGGTGCGCACGGCCCTGCGCGACCTGAACCACCAGCTGCACATTGATCCGGCCATGCTGGCCCACTGCCTCGACTGCGGACCGGGGGCCTGA
- a CDS encoding glutathione peroxidase: protein MFEDRQGQPVPQVNFTLRENNEWREVTSDQLFKGKSVILFALPGAFTPTCSSTHLPRYNELADTFAANGIDEIICLSVNDTFVMNEWKAAQHAEKIRFIPDGNGDFSEGMGMLVNKAELGFGKRSWRYSMLVRDGIIEKMFIEPNQPGDPFKVSDADTMLNYINPNANTPEFATLFTKPGCPHCARAKALLEDKGYPFEVIELGAQITTRSLRAATGAGTVPQVFIGGKLIGSADALEAHFA from the coding sequence ATGTTTGAAGATCGCCAAGGCCAGCCCGTCCCCCAGGTCAACTTTACCCTGCGGGAAAACAATGAGTGGCGGGAGGTCACCAGCGACCAGCTGTTTAAGGGAAAGAGCGTAATTCTGTTCGCCCTGCCGGGCGCCTTTACCCCAACCTGCAGCTCAACCCACCTGCCCCGCTACAATGAGCTGGCCGATACCTTCGCCGCCAACGGCATCGACGAGATCATCTGCCTGTCGGTGAACGACACCTTTGTGATGAACGAGTGGAAGGCCGCTCAGCACGCTGAAAAGATTCGTTTTATTCCCGATGGCAACGGCGACTTCAGCGAAGGCATGGGCATGCTGGTCAACAAGGCCGAGCTGGGCTTTGGCAAACGCAGCTGGCGCTATTCCATGCTGGTCCGCGACGGGATCATCGAAAAGATGTTTATTGAGCCCAACCAGCCCGGCGACCCCTTCAAGGTCTCCGATGCCGACACCATGCTCAACTACATCAACCCCAATGCCAACACTCCGGAGTTTGCCACCCTTTTCACGAAGCCGGGCTGCCCGCACTGCGCGCGAGCTAAAGCGCTGCTGGAGGATAAGGGCTACCCCTTTGAGGTGATCGAGCTGGGTGCCCAGATCACCACCCGCTCACTGCGTGCTGCAACCGGAGCCGGCACCGTGCCCCAGGTCTTTATCGGCGGCAAGCTGATCGGTAGTGCCGATGCGCTGGAAGCTCACTTCGCCTAA
- a CDS encoding efflux RND transporter periplasmic adaptor subunit: MNDTSGSPVSPLARWGWPLVVVLVAAAVVAALKLGESRSERQLATAPLPRVAVQVAAPASYRPQIELYGRVESPSQVVLSASIAAFVAQVPAREGESVERGDLLVALDPRDAELALQQAQAQLADVQARIDAEATRHKTDQQLLQRERQLLEIAERGVERQRSLQSRNLSSKTQLDEALRAEAQQALAVTRIELSLADHDNRLAQLNAQRDRSAAAVGQARLDLARTQVTAPFDARILAVPAAEGARVKSGDPLVSLFDVSQLEVRAQIPERYLPELRRSLRAGQPIGGYLVLDDTRVAVQLDRLAASVSSGRGGVDALFSLDSGDARFIEVGRTVVIDIELPAQPGLVAVPAQAIYDDRRLYLVVQDTLKAVEIDKVGEWQDARGEWVLVRSPQLAAGQAIMTTQLPGALTGLKVSPQSSEPSP; the protein is encoded by the coding sequence ATGAATGACACATCCGGGAGCCCTGTCTCCCCTTTGGCTCGTTGGGGCTGGCCCCTGGTGGTGGTGTTGGTGGCCGCGGCAGTGGTGGCGGCCCTCAAACTGGGGGAGAGTCGTAGCGAGCGTCAGCTGGCCACGGCCCCGCTGCCCCGTGTTGCCGTACAGGTGGCCGCCCCGGCCAGCTATCGTCCACAGATAGAGCTTTATGGCCGGGTCGAATCCCCCAGCCAGGTGGTGCTGAGCGCATCAATCGCCGCTTTTGTCGCCCAGGTGCCCGCTCGCGAGGGGGAGAGCGTCGAGCGCGGTGACCTGCTGGTTGCCCTCGACCCAAGGGATGCGGAGTTGGCGTTACAACAGGCGCAGGCGCAGTTGGCCGATGTACAGGCGCGTATCGATGCGGAAGCGACCCGCCACAAAACCGACCAGCAGCTTTTGCAGCGCGAGCGCCAGCTGTTGGAGATCGCTGAGCGCGGGGTTGAGCGGCAACGCTCGCTGCAAAGCCGTAACCTGAGCTCAAAAACCCAGCTGGATGAAGCGCTGCGTGCCGAGGCGCAGCAGGCGCTGGCGGTGACGCGTATCGAACTCAGCCTGGCCGATCACGACAATCGGCTGGCGCAGCTCAACGCCCAGCGTGACCGCTCAGCTGCCGCTGTTGGCCAGGCCCGGCTGGACCTGGCCCGCACCCAGGTCACGGCTCCCTTCGATGCGCGTATCCTGGCGGTGCCCGCCGCCGAGGGGGCGCGGGTCAAGTCCGGCGACCCTCTGGTTTCCCTGTTTGATGTGAGCCAGTTGGAGGTGCGCGCCCAGATTCCAGAACGCTACCTGCCTGAACTCCGCCGCAGCCTGCGCGCCGGCCAGCCGATCGGCGGCTATCTGGTACTGGATGACACACGTGTGGCGGTGCAGCTGGATCGCCTGGCCGCTTCAGTGTCGAGCGGTCGTGGGGGCGTTGATGCACTCTTTTCCCTCGATTCGGGGGACGCCCGCTTTATCGAGGTCGGTCGCACGGTGGTGATCGATATTGAGCTGCCGGCTCAGCCGGGGCTGGTCGCGGTGCCGGCTCAGGCGATCTACGATGACCGTCGCCTTTACCTGGTGGTACAGGACACACTCAAAGCGGTAGAGATTGATAAGGTGGGGGAGTGGCAGGATGCACGCGGAGAGTGGGTGCTGGTTCGAAGCCCTCAGCTGGCTGCAGGGCAGGCGATCATGACCACCCAGCTACCCGGGGCGCTCACTGGCCTTAAGGTCAGTCCCCAATCCAGCGAGCCGAGCCCATGA
- a CDS encoding efflux RND transporter permease subunit, whose translation MSSGQKAPAPRGFIALFASHRVASNLLMGLMILAGLWALDRLNTQFFPEFEVDLITVNVVWSGASAEDVERAITVPIERELKGINGIEKNFATSSSGMSSFRLEVDPDTEIGLVLDDVKQAIDSVTNLPEDAEEPVVQKLARYESVAKVLVTGTDTLAELVPLVYRMERELLSLGIRKVNFTGMPDEEIAIQIAPEQLHDLGLTLEEVAALVRQRSRDLPAGTAGRKEGSRMVRSLGQERSVGGFESLPLLAQENGVLLRLGDVARIERRPQDGESYITYKGKPAIQMSLMRAKKDDTLNSARLMNQWLEQKRAELPSSISLIVYDESWTYLRDRINLLLKNGLGGLVLVIAILFLFLNVRVAWWVTVGIPVSFLAALAVLYLTGGSINLISLFGMIMTLGIIVDDAIVVGENTLARLQSGDNPLHASVSGARRMLAPVVASSMTTIAAFLPLLMIGGNIGNVLIDIPTVVICVIIASLVECLLILPGHLRHSLKHQGEPGPWRQGFDAAFDRFREQRFRRWVRLFIAYRTTTITAALALFVVSLSLVATGWIKFTFFPTIDSTVVNASVQFSVGTSDTEVNRFLSYLEETLFETDAELGGGLVVHAISLHKQGLINDFSGLFDSGDEYGALKVEIVSADQRTLTNQQIIDAWRSRIQLPPGIEKFSIAQQQAGPPGKPVEIKLVGGHVDTLKEASLILQRALLEYRGVSNVDDDLPYGREQIIYRLKPAAQALGLTLQGVGRQLRSALDGQLVQVFHDANAEVEVRVVLPDVDRDYLNRLRQMPFIMPNGQTELLDNVVEFVSRQGIDSLNRVDGELAVLVTADVDETSGNADEIISQLQETTFVELQDHFGVRIEFEGRSAEQRETIADMLRGLVLALLLIYIILAWVFSSYSWPFAVMLAIPFGVTGAILGHLVMGLDMTILSLFGVFGLTGIVINDSIVLISFYHELREQGWTISEAIVEAACKRLRAVLLTSLTTIAGLTPILFETSLQAQFLIPMATSIVFGLAFGTLLVLLVIPAQLIVIESLTAKLRTHRHLRHSPMLAQEGSHETL comes from the coding sequence ATGAGCAGCGGTCAGAAAGCGCCGGCTCCGCGCGGCTTCATTGCCCTCTTTGCCAGCCACCGGGTGGCCTCCAACCTGCTGATGGGGTTGATGATACTGGCGGGGCTCTGGGCACTCGATCGCCTGAATACCCAGTTTTTCCCCGAGTTTGAAGTGGACCTGATCACCGTTAATGTGGTCTGGAGCGGAGCCAGCGCTGAGGATGTCGAACGGGCCATTACGGTTCCCATTGAGCGCGAACTCAAGGGGATTAACGGTATTGAGAAAAACTTTGCGACCTCCAGCTCGGGGATGAGCAGTTTTCGTCTTGAGGTGGATCCCGACACCGAGATCGGCCTGGTGCTCGATGATGTCAAGCAGGCGATCGATTCGGTCACCAACCTTCCGGAGGATGCGGAAGAACCGGTGGTGCAGAAATTGGCCCGCTACGAATCGGTAGCCAAGGTGCTGGTGACCGGAACCGATACCCTCGCCGAACTGGTACCGCTGGTTTATCGCATGGAGCGTGAGCTGCTGTCGCTGGGGATCCGCAAAGTGAACTTCACCGGTATGCCCGACGAGGAGATCGCGATTCAGATCGCTCCCGAGCAGCTGCACGATCTGGGGCTCACCCTGGAAGAGGTGGCTGCGCTGGTGCGGCAGCGTAGCCGCGACCTGCCCGCAGGTACGGCGGGTCGCAAGGAGGGCTCGCGCATGGTTCGCAGCCTCGGCCAGGAGCGCAGTGTCGGGGGCTTCGAATCGCTGCCCCTGCTGGCGCAGGAGAACGGTGTTCTCCTGCGCCTGGGGGACGTGGCCAGGATCGAACGCCGTCCCCAGGATGGCGAAAGCTACATCACCTACAAGGGAAAGCCCGCGATCCAGATGTCGCTGATGCGGGCGAAAAAGGATGACACCCTCAACTCCGCTCGGCTCATGAACCAGTGGCTGGAGCAGAAGCGGGCTGAACTGCCCTCATCCATTTCGCTGATCGTCTACGATGAGAGCTGGACCTACCTCAGGGATCGTATCAACCTGCTGCTGAAAAACGGCTTGGGTGGCCTGGTGCTGGTGATTGCGATCCTCTTCCTGTTTCTCAATGTACGGGTCGCCTGGTGGGTCACGGTGGGAATACCGGTCTCCTTCCTGGCGGCACTGGCGGTGCTTTACCTGACCGGGGGGAGCATCAACCTGATTAGCCTGTTCGGCATGATCATGACTCTGGGAATCATTGTCGACGATGCCATTGTGGTGGGGGAGAATACCCTGGCGCGATTGCAATCCGGTGACAATCCGCTGCACGCCTCCGTGAGCGGGGCACGGCGGATGCTGGCGCCCGTGGTCGCTTCCTCCATGACCACCATCGCGGCCTTTTTACCGCTGCTGATGATTGGTGGCAACATCGGTAATGTGCTGATCGATATACCGACGGTTGTGATCTGCGTGATCATCGCCTCCCTGGTGGAGTGCCTGTTGATTTTGCCAGGCCACCTGCGCCATAGCCTCAAACACCAGGGGGAACCGGGGCCCTGGCGGCAGGGTTTTGATGCGGCTTTTGACCGTTTTCGTGAACAGCGCTTCAGGCGTTGGGTTCGGCTTTTTATTGCCTACCGTACCACCACCATCACCGCGGCTCTGGCCCTCTTTGTTGTCAGCTTGTCGTTGGTGGCCACGGGCTGGATCAAATTTACCTTCTTTCCCACCATCGACAGCACCGTAGTGAACGCCAGTGTGCAGTTCAGTGTGGGTACCTCCGATACCGAGGTGAACCGCTTCCTTTCGTACCTTGAGGAGACGCTTTTTGAGACCGATGCGGAGCTGGGCGGGGGGCTGGTGGTCCACGCCATCTCGCTGCACAAACAGGGGCTGATTAACGATTTCAGTGGCCTTTTCGACAGTGGCGACGAATACGGCGCCCTCAAGGTGGAGATCGTTTCTGCGGATCAGCGGACACTGACCAACCAACAGATCATTGATGCCTGGCGCTCCCGGATTCAGCTACCGCCGGGGATCGAGAAGTTTTCCATCGCCCAGCAGCAGGCAGGACCTCCCGGCAAGCCGGTCGAGATCAAGCTGGTGGGCGGTCATGTCGACACCCTCAAGGAGGCCTCCCTGATTCTGCAGAGGGCGCTGCTGGAGTACCGCGGAGTGAGCAACGTCGACGACGACCTGCCCTACGGGCGGGAGCAGATCATCTACCGCCTCAAGCCCGCTGCGCAGGCGCTGGGGTTAACCCTCCAGGGGGTAGGGCGTCAGCTTCGCTCTGCGCTAGATGGCCAGCTGGTGCAGGTGTTTCACGATGCCAATGCCGAGGTCGAGGTGCGGGTGGTACTGCCGGACGTTGATCGTGATTACCTGAACCGCCTGCGCCAGATGCCCTTTATCATGCCCAACGGGCAGACCGAGTTGCTCGATAACGTGGTGGAGTTCGTCAGCCGCCAGGGGATCGATAGCCTAAACCGCGTGGATGGCGAGCTGGCGGTACTGGTGACCGCCGATGTGGATGAGACGTCGGGCAACGCCGATGAGATCATCAGCCAGTTGCAGGAGACCACCTTTGTGGAGCTGCAGGACCATTTCGGGGTCCGTATCGAGTTTGAGGGGCGCAGTGCTGAGCAGCGCGAAACCATTGCCGACATGCTCCGGGGGCTGGTGTTGGCGTTATTGCTGATCTATATCATCCTGGCCTGGGTCTTCTCCTCCTATTCCTGGCCCTTTGCCGTTATGCTGGCGATCCCCTTCGGCGTAACCGGGGCGATACTGGGGCATCTGGTGATGGGACTGGATATGACCATTCTCTCCCTGTTCGGGGTGTTTGGCCTGACCGGTATTGTGATCAACGACTCCATTGTACTGATCAGTTTTTACCATGAGTTGCGCGAGCAGGGGTGGACCATTTCTGAGGCGATCGTTGAGGCTGCCTGCAAGCGCTTGCGCGCGGTCCTGCTGACTTCATTGACCACTATTGCGGGGTTGACCCCCATTCTGTTCGAGACCTCGTTGCAGGCACAGTTCCTGATCCCGATGGCGACCTCGATTGTGTTTGGCCTGGCCTTCGGCACCCTGCTGGTGCTGTTGGTGATACCCGCGCAGCTGATAGTGATCGAAAGCCTGACGGCAAAGTTGCGCACCCACCGCCATTTGCGACATAGCCCGATGTTGGCTCAGGAGGGATCCCATGAAACCCTTTAG
- the cobB gene encoding Sir2 family NAD+-dependent deacetylase: MKPFRSIVVLTGAGISAESGIRTFRATDGLWEDHRIEEVATPEGFAANPHRVQNFYNQRRQQLLSGEVHPNAAHRALADFEARFEGEFLLVTQNVDNLHERAGSRSLLHMHGELLKARCQRSGWVREQTTALDVDECCECCGEPGNLRPHIVWFNEMPLHMEQIYGALARCDLFVAIGTSGHVYPAAGFFDEARLHGAHTVELNLEPSKQASRFAEQRTGLASQLVPDFFASLR; the protein is encoded by the coding sequence ATGAAACCCTTTAGATCGATCGTGGTGCTGACCGGGGCGGGCATCTCCGCCGAGTCAGGGATACGGACCTTTCGCGCAACCGACGGACTGTGGGAAGACCACCGCATTGAGGAGGTGGCGACCCCTGAGGGATTTGCTGCCAACCCGCACCGGGTACAGAACTTTTACAACCAACGCCGCCAACAGCTGCTGAGCGGGGAGGTGCATCCGAATGCCGCTCATCGGGCGCTGGCCGACTTCGAGGCCCGCTTCGAGGGGGAGTTCCTGCTGGTTACCCAGAACGTAGACAACCTCCACGAGCGGGCAGGGAGCCGGTCGCTTTTGCATATGCATGGCGAGCTGCTTAAGGCCCGCTGCCAGCGTAGCGGTTGGGTGCGCGAGCAAACCACGGCACTCGACGTGGATGAGTGTTGTGAGTGCTGTGGTGAACCGGGCAACCTTCGCCCCCATATTGTCTGGTTCAACGAGATGCCGCTTCATATGGAACAGATCTATGGGGCGTTAGCGCGCTGCGACCTCTTTGTGGCGATCGGAACCTCCGGCCATGTCTATCCGGCCGCCGGCTTTTTTGATGAGGCGAGGCTCCACGGGGCGCACACGGTCGAACTCAACCTGGAGCCCTCCAAGCAGGCCAGTCGTTTTGCCGAGCAGCGGACAGGGCTTGCCAGTCAGCTGGTGCCCGATTTTTTTGCTTCGCTACGGTAG